The Candidatus Neomarinimicrobiota bacterium genomic sequence GGCATGACTGTTTCTGCCTCTATTCCCGCAGCAGTTATTTCAATGGGGGTTTTATCCCTCTTTAAAAAATCTAATATTTTAGAAAATAATATTGTGCAAACAGCCGCTTCTGCAGGTGAATCTTTAGCCGCCGGTGTTATTTTCACTATTCCTGCCTTAGTTCTGCTAGGATACTGGGATACATTTGATTATTGGGAAGTGGCGAAAATTGCCGCAATTGGTGGTGTAATCGGTGTTTTGTTCACGGTGCCATTGCGTCGAGCGCTCATCGTCACAGCGAAACTCAAATACCCAGAAGGTGTTGCTACAGCCGAAGTTCTACGAGCGGGTGATGAAGCTCGGAAAGGTGCTGCCGATGATGGATCCGGTGGGCTAAAAACAATCGGAATCGCCAGTTTAGTTGGCGGTGCAATGAAAGTCTGCCAGCAAGGGTTCGCCATGTGGCACGCCGAAATGGCCGGAGCGGCAGCCGTAGGAAAATCCATCTTTGGTATTGGAACCGATTTATCCCCAGCCTTGATTTCTGTAGGCTATATTGTCGGTAGAAATATTGGAATTCTGGTTGTTGCCGGTGGATTAATATCCTGGGCAGTGGCTATTCCAATTTATTCTGCAATAATGGGATTTGAAGGCGATGCACTCGATTCAGCATGGGATATTTGGAATTCCAAGATTCGTTACCTAGGTGTTGGTGCCATGGTTGTTGGTGGCGTTTGGTCATTGATTAAATTATTCAAACCTTTGGTTGAAGGAATTAAAGCGAGTCTTAATGCAGTAAAAAACAGAACTGACGACTCAGATGTTCCTTTAGAAGAACAGGATATGTCTATCAAATATGTGGGTATTGCTCTTTTAGCTTTACTCGTCCCAGTCTTTTTACTTTATTTGGATATTATCGGCTCAGTAGGAATCGCCGCTTTATTAGCAGTCGTTATGATGGTCTTTGGGTTTTTATTCTCAGCAGTGGCTGCCTATATGGCTGGTGTGGTTGGGTCATCTAATAATCCTATTTCGGGTGTGACGATTGCAACAATACTATTTGCCTCCCTACTTCTGTTGGCCCTTCTCGGTACAGGTTCTGGTGTGGGAGCGGCCAGCGCTATTATGGTTGGAGCCGTAGTTTGCTGTGCCGCCGCCATTGGAGGCGACAATCTTCAAGATTTGAAAGCGGGTCATATTCTCGGTGCGACGCCATGGAAACAGCAGGTTATGCAAATTGTCGGTACACTTGCTGCGGCCGTCGTCCTTGGTTTGGTTTTGGATATCCTCCACACCGCTTATACCATTGGATCACCCACTCTTTCAGCGCCTCAAGCAACATTAATGAAATCAGTTGCTGACGGTGTTTTTACCGGTGACTTGCCCTGGACCTTTGTTTACATTGGCGGAATCATTGCCATTATCCTGATATTAATTGACCTTCGGCAAGAAAAGATCGGCTCCGATTTCCGCGTCCCGGTTTTGGCCGTTGCAGTGGGCATCTATTTACCAATCACATTAACGGTCCCCATATTTTTAGGTGGCATGATCAATCATCTCGGTAAAAAAGCCGGTGGATCCAAAGCATCAGAGAAAAAAGGTCTCCTCATGGCATCGGGATTAATTACTGGAGAAGCCCTAATGGGCATCCTAGTTGCAGTACCTATTTTTATTACCGGTCAAAAATACTGGTGGCCGAATTTTGAAGGTCTTGAATTAATGGGCCCGGCTCTCTTCATTGGGGTAATATACTGGCTCTATAAATCCGTATCGAAAAAATAGTTACATGAAAATTTCAGACGCCCTCCTGAAGAAGCTTCCGAAAGTAGAGCTTCATTGTCATTTGGATGGCAGTCTGAGAATCGAATCTATTATTGATCTGGCGCAGCGGCACAATGTGTCGCTGCCTAGTTCAAATGCCTCCGATCTAAAACAAATACTCGCCATTGGAAAAAAGCGTGGTTCTCTTGAAGAATACATTGCCCGCTTCGATATTACTCTCAGCGTAATGCAAACGCCCGATGCACTCAAACGAATCGCCTATGAATTGATCGAAGATGTGGCCGCAGAAAATGTCCGTTACATCGAAGTGCGTTATTCACCAATTCAACATACATCCAAAGGAATGACTCTCGAAGATGCGGTCATTTCTGTTCGCGATGGACTGAAAAAAGGTGAGAAGGATTTTGGTGTAAAGTCAGGAATTATCATTTGTGGCATAAGACATATCTCACCACAATCGTCCCTCAAACTTGCAGACCTTTGCGTTCGCTTTAAGAACAAGGGTGTGGTTGGATTCGACTTGGCTGGTGCAGAGGAAAATTTCCCAGCCAAAGATCACCGAGAAGCATTTTATATGATTCTAAATCATAATATTAACGCTACCATTCATGCGGGAGAAGCCTTTGGACCGGCATCAATTCATCAGGCTATTCATTACTGTGGCGCTCACCGGATTGGTCACGGCACACGCTTGAAAGAGAATAAGGATCTGATGAATTATGTGAATGATCACCGTATCACTATGGAAATTTGTCTTACATCCAACTGGCACACTTATTCCGTACGGTCCTTAAAAAATCATCCTATGAGATTTTATTACGATCAAGGCATTCGCGTTACATTAAATACGGATAATCGCTTAATGTCTGATACAACACTCACGAAAGAATTTGGTTTAGCCCGAGATCTTTTTGGATTCACCCTCCATGATTTTAGAGAAGTAACCATTATCGCCATGAAGGCAGCTTTCTTATCTCATGTTGTCAGAAAAGAAATGATTAAAAATATTGCAGAAGAATTTGAAACTGATTTCGGCATTATGCCGGAATACATCGAACAAAAATAGAAGGGGAAATCAGTATGTTTAATAAAAACCTTCCCAAAAGTATCAAACCGGAAAGTTTAATGATGTCCTATGGATATCAATCCGAATGGTCAGAAGGCGCTGTAAAATGTCCCATCTTTCAGACATCTACATTTGCCTTTAGATCAGCGGAAGAAGGCAAAGCATTTTTTGAAGTGGCGTATGGTCTGCGGGAAAAAAACCCTGATGAAAATATGGGCCTCATCTATAGCCGCCTCAATAACCCCGACTTAGAAATTCTTGAAAATCGTCTTTGCCTCTGGGATAAAGCAGAAGCATGTGCTGTATTTGAAAGTGGTATGTCAGCCATCTCAACTGTTTTATTGGAATATCTAAAACCGGGAGATCTTCTTATCTACAGTAAACCGATATATGGCGGTTCGGATCATTTTATAAATCACTTTCTTACCAAATACGGAATTACAGTTCTGGGCATTCATGCAGACAATACAAAAGATGAAATTGTACAAAAGATAAATACTTCTGGATTGAGCGATCGATTGGGTGTCATTTATATGGAAACGCCTGCGAATCCCACCAACGCTCTCATGGATATTGCCATGTGCAGGGAGGTCGCTGATCAATTTTCGACACATGACCACCCTGTACAAATCGCTGTGGATAACACTTATATGGGACCATTATGGTCGCAACCACTAGCGCATGGGGCAAACATGGTTATCTATTCTGCCACCAAATATATTGGCGGACATAGCGATCTAATTGCTGGTGCTGTTCTTGGATCCAATGAAGTTATTCAGCGCATTAAAGGGTTACGCACTTTTTTAGGAAATATGACCGGGCCATGGACAGGTTGGCTACTTATGCGCAGTTTGGAAACACTAAAAGCGCGAATGGAAATTCAATTGAAAAATGCGACAATAGTTGCAGAATATTTAGACAATCATGATCAGGTTGAAAAAGTATATTATCTTGGATTTATCCCCGAAGGAACTCGCCAATTCGAGATCTACAAAAAACAATATTCATCTCCCGGTGCTATGCTCAGTTTTGACGTCATCGGCGGCGAAGCGGAAGCGTTTAATGTACTAAACAATTTAAAACTGATCCAGCTAGCCGTAAGTCTAGGCGGTACGGAATCTTTGGCTGAACACCCCTATACCATGACCCATGCCGATGTTTCCGTTGATCAAAAACAAGCCATGGGAATTACCGAAAAAATGATTCGACTATCTGTTGGTGTAGAAAATTCAGATGATATTATTTGGGATTTAGAACAGGCTCTATCCCAAGCTTAGCGATTCATCTTTTTCTTAGCTTTTTCCATTAGATTGTGTGTCCATCGTTTCACAGGTGGAAATACACTACCCAATAACATTAATCCAGGGATACCAAACATCCAGCCCTGGAAAATGGGTATTAATCCGCCAATAAGGCCGATGATAACTAATATGATGCCCACGATAACTTTGATGGTTTTTACAATTGGGTTCATTCTCGAATCACAGCAACTTTTTCAAATGAAGATGTACCTTTATTATCATAAATGGCAATAAGATAAACACCGGTTCCTACAAATTTTCCTGAATCGTCCCGTCCATTCCAGAAGGCTTGATCACCTTTAACATCCGAATTATTAATTGTCCTTAAAACATTACCGTTTAAGGTCATGATTTTAATTGAACTATTATCTTTCAATCCATTTACTGTCATTGGTTTTGAACTGGGAATACGAAAAGGGCTAGGGAAAATTTCTACCGCATTATAAGATTTATTTTCTTCAGAAAATGGAATACGAATTACACTGACGCCCTTATCTGTGGCGATGTAAGCCAGTCCTTCTTCCGAATCAAAAGTCACATCATTCACATGGTTCGACAGAAGATTGCTGTTAAATGTATTCAACCCATTGATATCAGGCCAGTATTCGCCATTTTCAGTCACAACATGAATACCATTGGATTGTGATGTGACCCATACATTTCCTCTCGGATCGAACCGTATTCGAGAATATTCATTAAATGCCACGCTGGGGAAATATGGATATATTTCGCCATTATTCGCAGTGGGACCAGTTTGACTCACAGGATTATTCTCCGATACTTGCAAATCTTTATGAATTAAACCGATGGGCGTCAGGAGCCAAAGTCGGTTTTTTTCAGAAACATTAATAGCCAAAGGGGTACGTTTGATCAAACCTGGATCAACTTCTACCTTCGCCCAAGTCTCGCCAGTTGGAGTCATCACATTGCCGGAATATTTATACATAACCAATCCAGAGGGAGACCCAATCCATATACGATTGAAATTATCCACCGAAATCGATTTGGAATCATTGGATAGTAATCCTCCACTTTCTTCAATTGAAAAATGGCGATATTGATCGCCATTAATTACGGACAGTGGCTTTTTGGTTATGTTAGCTGAAATTGCCCAAAGGTTATCCTTTTTATCAATGTAAATTCCCCCAACTTTATAAACGGGGTCAGTACCACTAGAATCTGGAACGAGCTTTGGATATGAAAGAATATCCGTATTGAGATAACCATTTATTAGACCAGTCTCCAAAATACCACCAGATTTAGACTGTCCCAAGCCTAGATAAACCATATCATTTACAATATTGATCCCCGAAAATAATTTACCCATATTATAATTAAGTGGAATAAGATTGATTATACTTCCAAATCCGATTGGGACAGATTCAGTGGAACCGTTATACCAAGTATATCCCTGTTTTATGGATATGCCTTTTTCACCAGCCATAATCAAATAATCAGGCGTTAAGAAAATAACTTGAGGACTAGAAACGAGAGGTTCATTTCCGGCAATCTGAAATAAACTTAATCCGTTAAATATAGCAAACCCAATGTTTGTACCAATAATAGATATTGAACCGTTTATTTTAATTACAGAAAAGCGAAATCCCGGATCAGAAAATTGTTTTTCAAATACATCTGTCCCAATGTGATAAATTACAGAATCAGTAACAGCCATGAAGTCCAATTCACCTCGAACGGCGATGGATCGAATATTTAAAAAATCATTCTCATCAGTAACAAGGGGAATCAGAGTTTCATTTATTTTGGCGCTATAAATCGCTGAAGATGTAACTATGGCTAACTCTCCATCTTTTTGGTCTATGGCCATCACCGGAGATTCTATTACCGGAAAAGGGTTCGTCCAATAGATTGGATGTATTTTATGGGGATTGCCGGATATTAACCCTTTATCCGTTAAAAGAATGAGATCATCCCCGAATTTTACAATATCTTTAATTTGACCAATCTCATTCCTGCCGTAGAAATCACGGTAATAAACTTTCTCATTGGCGTGAATGAATTCCATTATACCCCATTCACCATCATTTTTTACAGCACCATAAACCATGTCCTTATAGGTGACAAAACCCGCCACAGATTCAATGTCCAGTTGAAACCAATCAACAATCATTCCCGTTGAATTATCCCACACTTGGACGCCCATTTCACTACCGATCCAGATCAATCCCCTGGGACCTCTATGAACGGTTTGCAAGTCAGTGTCTCCCAATCCGTGGTCTTTGGTATAACCTTTATAAGCACTGGAATTCTTATAGTAAATAGCCAGTCCGCCTCCAGTTGCCAGAATAATTTCGTCCCCAACTCCAATGATATCTCTGACCGCCAATGAGGATGTAATAGACTTCATTTCGCCTACACGTACTTGGGCAAACACCAATGACGCCACCAGAGAAAATGAAAATATTTTCCGCATCAAATCTTAAAAGGCGCCGGTATGAAACAGAGAATAAAAATGACCAAACAAATGTACCCAATTTGTTTATTTTGTTCCGAAAGAGGCGCGTTTATATCTTGGATGGGCGGATGTTTTGTGGAACGCATAAGAAAGAGAATAAGCAGTCCCCAAACTAGCCAATTCAGTGAAAGGAAACTCAGTGGAATGAGAGCCAACATTGCTACTTTAGCCACCAAATTTTGTTTATTCCCTAACATAGCGTAGGCCACATGGCCTCCATCCAATTGGCCGATGGGAAGTAGATTCAGCATAGTGACCAATAAACCGATCCAACCGGCGAATGCGATTGGATGAAGCATTATATCTTGCGTTTCCAACAATCCCGGATGTGTAATCCAAGTGAGGACTTTCATAAGTATCGAGTCGCCCAACATAAGTGCGCCTTGAATATTCATTTTTTCAACTACATCAGAAAGTAAGAGACCAATAATTAATGCAGGAACAGCAATCACAAAGCCGGCTATAGGGCCGGCGGCGCCAATCTGAAGTAGTGCATCCTTACGATAGATGGGTGACTTAATTTTAATAAAAGCACCGAAGGTACCGATTAAAAATAAAAATGGAGGCGCTGGAATAAAATATGGCAATGTTGCATCCACTTTATGCTTTTGGGCATAGTAATAATGGCCGAATTCGTGTGTCCCCAAGATCAACATTAATGTAATTGAAAAAGGAAGTCCTCTAAATATTTCGATTGGATTTTCCCAGATTCTAGCCCCTTCCATCATTGCTCCGGCCAGAAGTGTGGTAAAGACAGTCAGTAAAAATAAAACCCAGTGAATTCGTGGTATTTTGGGTATTCTAAGAATAACGGATTCTTTTGATTCTTTCACCTTTAAATAAATTTGTCCATCTTGATTTTTAATCGAAAAAATACAAGTTTCTTTTTTCAGGGTGGATTCCAATTCGCTTTGTGTTGAGCCATCCACCAATTTTCCCACTGCCAGCCATTCGCCTTCGTTAGAGCCAATTTGATTTGGACGAAAATGAGTCTCTAGTTCTTTAAGAATTTGATGGAATTGGGTTTCAGTCATGATTTATGAATAAACTATGAATAATAAATTACAACAATCGGGAGGGGATTCGGTTCAACAAAAGGTATGAAATGACGATGGTCAGGAATCATTTAATAACTTAGAATCGTAACAATTCGCTATGCTCATTGTTGCAATCCATAGAGAGTCAGTACTTTTTATTGGAATGCTTCTCTTGCTTTTCTTTCAGCAATTCGTGCATACCCCTGCTTTGCATATCCAAAGTAATCTGATTAATCCAATATTTAGTTTGTTCAACATATCGATCCACCACTTTTTTGGGTACTTGTTCTGCCTGCATATGAACAATAATCATAGCCGAAACAACAGGTACATAAACCATGAGTGGATCTTTATAAAATCGATCTAATTGTCGAATCGTTTCCCGCCGCGTTAAATAGTCGAT encodes the following:
- a CDS encoding oligopeptide transporter, OPT family, producing the protein MSNKQYPEITVKAFLLGIVLSMILAGANAYLGLFAGMTVSASIPAAVISMGVLSLFKKSNILENNIVQTAASAGESLAAGVIFTIPALVLLGYWDTFDYWEVAKIAAIGGVIGVLFTVPLRRALIVTAKLKYPEGVATAEVLRAGDEARKGAADDGSGGLKTIGIASLVGGAMKVCQQGFAMWHAEMAGAAAVGKSIFGIGTDLSPALISVGYIVGRNIGILVVAGGLISWAVAIPIYSAIMGFEGDALDSAWDIWNSKIRYLGVGAMVVGGVWSLIKLFKPLVEGIKASLNAVKNRTDDSDVPLEEQDMSIKYVGIALLALLVPVFLLYLDIIGSVGIAALLAVVMMVFGFLFSAVAAYMAGVVGSSNNPISGVTIATILFASLLLLALLGTGSGVGAASAIMVGAVVCCAAAIGGDNLQDLKAGHILGATPWKQQVMQIVGTLAAAVVLGLVLDILHTAYTIGSPTLSAPQATLMKSVADGVFTGDLPWTFVYIGGIIAIILILIDLRQEKIGSDFRVPVLAVAVGIYLPITLTVPIFLGGMINHLGKKAGGSKASEKKGLLMASGLITGEALMGILVAVPIFITGQKYWWPNFEGLELMGPALFIGVIYWLYKSVSKK
- a CDS encoding cystathionine gamma-synthase family protein, which encodes MFNKNLPKSIKPESLMMSYGYQSEWSEGAVKCPIFQTSTFAFRSAEEGKAFFEVAYGLREKNPDENMGLIYSRLNNPDLEILENRLCLWDKAEACAVFESGMSAISTVLLEYLKPGDLLIYSKPIYGGSDHFINHFLTKYGITVLGIHADNTKDEIVQKINTSGLSDRLGVIYMETPANPTNALMDIAMCREVADQFSTHDHPVQIAVDNTYMGPLWSQPLAHGANMVIYSATKYIGGHSDLIAGAVLGSNEVIQRIKGLRTFLGNMTGPWTGWLLMRSLETLKARMEIQLKNATIVAEYLDNHDQVEKVYYLGFIPEGTRQFEIYKKQYSSPGAMLSFDVIGGEAEAFNVLNNLKLIQLAVSLGGTESLAEHPYTMTHADVSVDQKQAMGITEKMIRLSVGVENSDDIIWDLEQALSQA
- the add gene encoding adenosine deaminase — translated: MKISDALLKKLPKVELHCHLDGSLRIESIIDLAQRHNVSLPSSNASDLKQILAIGKKRGSLEEYIARFDITLSVMQTPDALKRIAYELIEDVAAENVRYIEVRYSPIQHTSKGMTLEDAVISVRDGLKKGEKDFGVKSGIIICGIRHISPQSSLKLADLCVRFKNKGVVGFDLAGAEENFPAKDHREAFYMILNHNINATIHAGEAFGPASIHQAIHYCGAHRIGHGTRLKENKDLMNYVNDHRITMEICLTSNWHTYSVRSLKNHPMRFYYDQGIRVTLNTDNRLMSDTTLTKEFGLARDLFGFTLHDFREVTIIAMKAAFLSHVVRKEMIKNIAEEFETDFGIMPEYIEQK
- a CDS encoding site-2 protease family protein; its protein translation is MTETQFHQILKELETHFRPNQIGSNEGEWLAVGKLVDGSTQSELESTLKKETCIFSIKNQDGQIYLKVKESKESVILRIPKIPRIHWVLFLLTVFTTLLAGAMMEGARIWENPIEIFRGLPFSITLMLILGTHEFGHYYYAQKHKVDATLPYFIPAPPFLFLIGTFGAFIKIKSPIYRKDALLQIGAAGPIAGFVIAVPALIIGLLLSDVVEKMNIQGALMLGDSILMKVLTWITHPGLLETQDIMLHPIAFAGWIGLLVTMLNLLPIGQLDGGHVAYAMLGNKQNLVAKVAMLALIPLSFLSLNWLVWGLLILFLMRSTKHPPIQDINAPLSEQNKQIGYICLVIFILCFIPAPFKI